The following are encoded together in the Bradysia coprophila strain Holo2 unplaced genomic scaffold, BU_Bcop_v1 contig_94, whole genome shotgun sequence genome:
- the LOC119085494 gene encoding thioredoxin domain-containing protein 5 homolog, giving the protein MIKTICMALQHPPTWDELASALEYDETVSISKIDCTLYRPICSQFEVKGYPTLLWIVDGKRVEKSTGQRTLDDLKAYVEKSAGIIVKRAAEPDAAQAQIKVDEAVLQLTTQSFDHAIEKGVTFVKFFAPWCGHCKRMAQTWDELATKFVDVADVKIAKVDCTLAESKEVCSEQDINGFPTLYIYKDGEKVSEYSGNRSLDDLFEFVNRQIGSNRDEL; this is encoded by the exons atgataaaaacgaTTTGCATGGCGCTGCAG CACCCACCCACATGGGACGAATTAGCCAGCGCATTAGAGTACGATGAAACCGTTTCAATATCAAAAATTGACTGCACACTCTACCGACCGATCTGTTCACAATTCGAGGTGAAAGGTTATCCGACCCTGTTGTGGATCGTTGATGGAAAACGCGTCGAAAAGTCCACCGGCCAGCGAACGCTTGATGACCTGAAAGCGTACGTGGAAAAGTCTGCTGGTATTATCGTCAAACGAGCTGCTGAACCAGATGCCGCACAAGCACAAATCAAAGTCGACGAAGCGGTGTTACAACTGACCACACAAAGTTTCGATCATGCCATCGAAAAGGGTGTCACGTTCGTGAAATTCTTCGCTCCATG GTGCGGTCATTGCAAACGAATGGCACAAACATGGGACGAGCTAGCTACCAAATTTGTTGATGTAGCCGATGTTAAAATAGCCAAAGTTGATTGTACATTAGCCGAAAGCAAAGAGGTCTGCTCCGAGCAGGATATAAATGGTTTCCCAACACTGTACATTTACAAAGATGGCGAAAAAGTTAGTGAATACAGTGGCAATCGGTCATTGGacgatttatttgaatttgtgaACAGGCAAATCGGTTCGAATCGCGAtgaattgtaa
- the LOC119084978 gene encoding acyl-CoA-binding domain-containing protein 5-like encodes MPSSSEMERKFNAAVNVIRGLPKNGSYQPSNDMMLRFYSFYKQATLGSCTQPKPAFWDVVGRAKYDAYKALGNMPKERAMELYVDELKKIIETMSYTENVAEFMGIMNDFQGNDADDREAVAPQAIRDVGSNSTSRSVSRDASPVREANGLTNGRSSRQEYSTVNGNSHIQEILQNGYSSDQHSDDEYIDTVEDDVYLLREPIIQNRIPRPTTRRPYIEPQIREITTTTTTASINSKPIEPVIHQILRTIESMRIDLQRINSRIDNVERSMTDVKNHQLRKKIMTLRYPRWWPFADISPNWFFVLILWPFVARQLARMLQRKSK; translated from the exons ATGCCTTCATCGTCAGAAATGGAACGGAAATTTAACGCAGCAGTAAATGTTATTCGTGGACTACCTAAAAATG GCTCATATCAACCCAGCAACGATATGATGCTAAGATTCTATTCGTTCTACAAACAAGCAACGTTAGGATCGTGTACGCAGCCCAAGCCAGCATTCTGGGATGTGGTCGGCCGAGCAAAATACGATGCGTACAAAGCTCTCGGCAATATGCCAAAAGAACGAGCAATGGAACTGTACGTTGACGAACTgaagaaaatcattgaaacgATGAGCTACACGGAAAATGTTGCCGAATTTATGGGTATTATGAACGATTTTCAAGGGAACGACGCCGATGATCGGGAAGCCGTTGCACCGCAAGCGATCAGAGATGTTGGGTCGAATTCCACTTCAAGATCAG TATCCAGAGACGCTAGTCCAGTACGGGAAGCGAACGGATTAACCAATGGGAGGAGCAGCAGACAGGAATATTCTACGGTCAATGGGAACTCTCACATTCAGGAGATACTACAAAATGGGTATTCCAGTGATCAACATTCCGATGACGAATATATTGACACGGTTGAG GACGACGTTTATTTGCTTAGGGAACCAATCATACAGAACCGTATACCCCGACCGACTACGAGACGTCCATACATTGAACCACAAATTAGAGAG ATAACCACCACAACCACAACCGCCTCAATAAATTCCAAGCCAATCGAGCCGGTAATTCACCAAATACTCCGTACGATCGAAAGTATGCGCATCGATCTGCAACGGATAAACAGTCGCATTGACAACGTTGAACGGTCAATGACTGACGTCAAGAACCATCAGCTGAGGAAGAAG ATCATGACACTAAGATATCCGCGATGGTGGCCATTTGCGGATATATCGccaaattggttttttgtaTTAATACTGTGGCCATTTGTGGCCCGTCAACTGGCTCGTATGTTACAGAGAAAGTCAAAGTAA